In Methanosarcina barkeri MS, a single window of DNA contains:
- a CDS encoding ABC transporter substrate-binding protein, whose translation MLFYPGWIVTICCITQPDNYNFLTGRGIDVAFKVKLSFVCTAVFFIAIVICSGCVQTEGSEEKVLRVALTTGPDTGGSLDPSISWEGWPMRRTGIYETLFSYDENMSLQPELATGYKQLNDTSWEIQLRKNVTFHDGTKMNADAVIYSINRVLNSSNSRSAEYSFIKGVYKTDDYTIVVETNETYAPAILMFTDTIMSIVSPTSDLDKEPVGTGPYKFVSFEPGASIELVKNPDYWGGEPKIDRIIIQYSKDAAARTLLLKSGDVDITRDVLQSEYTTLEADPDINIVSRETLRTYFMYINEGKAPFDDVRVRQALNYVINRQEIVDTALEGVAGSPAIGIFPDIMPWSANDKIEAYDYNPEKALKLFAEAGITQGSDGRLYYNGKPFAIEIQTYTKQAAHQPMAEVIAAQFEKIGITTTIKIAETSSISADAVAGNYDLALYSWGVAPVGDPDYFVSSHFLSNGTYASTWLRYSNPQVDKWILEARAETDKEKRAELYEMIQEQVQNDAVLVCIAYKNEIDGLSPNLKGFEIYPNEYTFITKEMELA comes from the coding sequence ATGTTGTTTTATCCGGGCTGGATAGTTACGATATGCTGTATTACCCAGCCGGATAATTACAATTTTTTGACTGGAAGAGGTATTGACGTGGCGTTTAAGGTGAAGTTATCATTTGTCTGTACTGCAGTTTTTTTTATTGCAATCGTCATCTGTTCGGGTTGTGTTCAGACAGAGGGTTCTGAAGAAAAAGTTCTTCGCGTAGCTCTCACGACTGGCCCTGATACAGGAGGAAGCCTTGATCCTTCCATTTCATGGGAAGGCTGGCCTATGCGAAGAACCGGAATCTATGAGACGCTCTTCTCTTACGACGAAAATATGAGTCTACAGCCTGAACTTGCAACAGGCTATAAACAGCTAAATGATACATCATGGGAAATTCAGCTCCGCAAGAATGTAACCTTCCATGACGGAACAAAAATGAATGCTGACGCCGTAATTTATTCCATCAACAGAGTTCTTAACTCATCAAACAGCCGTTCTGCAGAATACTCTTTTATCAAAGGCGTCTACAAAACCGATGACTATACAATCGTTGTGGAAACAAATGAAACATACGCGCCAGCGATTCTCATGTTCACAGACACCATTATGTCCATTGTAAGTCCTACCAGTGATCTCGACAAAGAGCCAGTCGGAACAGGACCATACAAGTTTGTCTCATTTGAGCCTGGTGCCAGTATAGAACTGGTAAAGAATCCTGATTACTGGGGTGGAGAGCCAAAAATTGACAGGATAATTATTCAGTACAGCAAAGATGCCGCTGCAAGAACTCTTCTGCTCAAATCAGGCGATGTTGACATTACAAGAGATGTCCTGCAAAGCGAGTACACAACTCTTGAAGCTGATCCTGATATTAATATCGTATCCCGAGAAACGCTTAGAACCTATTTCATGTACATTAACGAAGGAAAAGCACCATTCGATGATGTAAGGGTTCGCCAGGCACTCAATTATGTAATTAACCGCCAGGAGATTGTCGATACAGCCCTCGAAGGCGTTGCCGGCTCTCCAGCAATCGGAATATTCCCTGACATCATGCCATGGAGTGCGAACGACAAGATTGAAGCCTACGATTATAACCCTGAAAAAGCTTTGAAACTCTTTGCTGAGGCAGGAATCACGCAGGGAAGTGATGGTAGACTCTATTACAACGGTAAGCCGTTCGCAATTGAAATTCAGACCTATACAAAACAGGCAGCACACCAGCCAATGGCAGAAGTAATTGCCGCCCAGTTTGAAAAAATCGGCATTACCACTACAATAAAAATTGCCGAAACAAGTTCAATTAGCGCTGACGCGGTAGCCGGAAATTATGACCTTGCACTCTATTCCTGGGGTGTCGCACCTGTAGGAGACCCTGACTATTTCGTTTCTAGCCACTTCCTTTCAAACGGAACCTATGCATCAACATGGTTACGCTATTCTAATCCTCAGGTTGATAAGTGGATTCTTGAAGCAAGGGCTGAGACAGACAAAGAAAAACGTGCAGAACTCTACGAAATGATTCAGGAACAGGTCCAGAATGATGCGGTATTGGTCTGTATCGCATACAAGAACGAAATTGACGGGCTCTCCCCCAATCTCAAAGGTTTTGAAATTTATCCAAATGAATACACGTTCATTACAAAGGAAATGGAACTTGCCTGA
- a CDS encoding class I SAM-dependent methyltransferase: MNEILEMKDKILEYWDYRSSDYHTEYAKCMDEEMEIWKSVFSEILLTDKKIRAVEVGTGTGLLAISLATMGHDVTGVDLSENMLEKAAENAKEKGVDVSLVQGDAEEIPLNDGEYDFVLSKYLLWTLPQPDKFMSECCRLLKDGGLMMIVDGLWFQNPDGTEKKSSRYEKFNELYSGVKPNLPLAKNNTPERITALAQSHGFEAVSWRFLKDYDAFLERNDPSGHEAGYIQPPHMVLAKKRSQT, from the coding sequence ATGAATGAAATATTAGAAATGAAAGATAAAATCTTAGAATACTGGGACTACAGGAGTTCTGATTATCACACAGAATATGCCAAATGTATGGATGAGGAAATGGAAATTTGGAAATCTGTTTTTTCTGAAATTCTGCTAACGGACAAAAAAATCCGTGCAGTAGAAGTTGGAACAGGTACTGGGCTTCTTGCAATATCTCTTGCCACAATGGGACATGATGTAACCGGTGTTGATTTGTCAGAAAATATGCTTGAAAAAGCAGCAGAAAATGCAAAAGAAAAAGGTGTAGATGTTTCGTTAGTACAGGGAGATGCAGAAGAAATTCCTCTAAATGACGGAGAGTATGATTTCGTTTTGAGCAAGTATCTTCTCTGGACTCTGCCTCAACCGGATAAGTTTATGAGTGAGTGTTGCCGGCTTTTAAAAGACGGTGGCCTTATGATGATAGTTGATGGTTTGTGGTTCCAGAACCCTGATGGGACAGAGAAGAAAAGCAGTCGTTATGAAAAGTTTAATGAATTGTATTCTGGTGTTAAGCCGAATCTGCCCCTTGCAAAAAACAATACACCTGAGAGGATAACTGCCCTTGCACAATCTCATGGGTTTGAGGCCGTTTCATGGAGATTTTTGAAAGATTATGATGCGTTTTTGGAACGGAATGATCCGTCTGGTCATGAAGCAGGTTATATCCAGCCTCCACATATGGTTCTTGCAAAGAAAAGAAGCCAGACTTGA
- a CDS encoding ABC transporter substrate-binding protein — translation MVKLNISKIKLSIPAIAVILIVALLCAGCVDETKEASKEKVLRVVFNEGPDTGGSLDPANGWTGWYVHQAGIYETLFYYDADMNLMPKLATGYKQLNNTEWEIQLRKNVTFHDGTKMDADAVLFSLNRVLDPSNSRSSEYSFIKDVQKTGDYTIVIETNGTCAPLISSLVDPIMSIVSPKASDLDKEPVGTGPFKFVSFEPSTSLELEKNPDYWGGEAKVDRVLIQYNKDSTARTMLIKSGDVDIARDPLQSEYSALKNNPDINVTSKETLRTYFLYVNGGKAPFNDTRVRQGLSYAINRQEIVDTALEGVSGIPATGVFTNTMPWNANDQIKSYEYNPEKALELFEEAGITKGQDGKLYYNGKPFTVEIQTYTKRAALQPSAEVIASELEKIGITSKVTILESAALKESALAGTYDLSLSAWNTAPIGDPDYFLSTHFLSTGSYASGWLRYSNPQVDEWILEARNESDTEKRAELYDKVQEQIQEDAPVLPVFYANEIYALSSNVEGFVMYPNEYTIITKDIGFA, via the coding sequence ATGGTGAAACTCAACATTTCAAAAATAAAACTCTCCATCCCTGCCATTGCCGTAATTCTGATTGTAGCGCTGCTCTGTGCAGGATGTGTTGATGAGACTAAAGAGGCGTCTAAAGAAAAAGTCCTTCGTGTAGTTTTTAACGAAGGCCCCGATACCGGCGGCAGTCTTGACCCTGCCAATGGCTGGACAGGGTGGTATGTCCATCAGGCAGGCATATATGAAACCCTGTTCTACTATGACGCAGACATGAATCTCATGCCTAAACTCGCAACAGGCTATAAACAGTTAAACAATACAGAATGGGAGATTCAGCTCCGCAAGAATGTAACCTTCCATGACGGGACAAAAATGGATGCGGATGCGGTTCTCTTTTCACTGAACAGAGTACTTGACCCATCAAACAGCAGATCATCAGAGTATTCCTTCATCAAAGATGTACAAAAAACCGGGGATTACACCATTGTTATTGAAACCAATGGCACTTGCGCTCCACTAATTTCATCCCTTGTAGACCCTATCATGTCCATTGTAAGTCCTAAAGCCAGTGATCTTGACAAAGAGCCAGTTGGAACTGGACCCTTCAAGTTTGTGTCCTTCGAACCGAGTACAAGCCTTGAACTCGAAAAGAATCCTGATTACTGGGGTGGGGAAGCAAAAGTTGACCGTGTGCTCATTCAGTATAATAAAGACAGCACAGCCAGGACCATGCTGATAAAATCAGGCGATGTAGACATTGCCAGAGACCCACTACAGAGCGAGTATTCAGCACTTAAGAATAATCCTGATATAAACGTCACTTCCAAAGAAACTCTGCGTACGTACTTCCTTTATGTAAATGGCGGCAAAGCACCATTCAATGACACCAGGGTCCGCCAGGGCCTCTCTTATGCGATCAACCGTCAGGAAATCGTGGATACAGCACTTGAAGGAGTCTCCGGTATCCCGGCAACGGGAGTATTCACAAATACCATGCCCTGGAACGCAAACGACCAGATTAAATCCTACGAATATAACCCTGAAAAAGCTCTGGAACTCTTCGAAGAAGCAGGAATCACAAAAGGGCAGGACGGCAAACTCTACTACAACGGGAAGCCCTTCACCGTTGAAATCCAGACCTACACAAAACGTGCAGCTCTTCAGCCGAGTGCGGAAGTAATTGCCTCAGAACTGGAAAAAATTGGCATCACCTCAAAGGTCACAATTCTGGAAAGTGCTGCACTTAAAGAAAGCGCTCTTGCAGGAACATATGATTTATCACTCAGTGCATGGAACACGGCCCCGATCGGAGATCCCGATTATTTCCTCTCAACCCATTTCCTCTCTACCGGAAGCTATGCATCAGGCTGGCTCCGATATTCAAATCCTCAGGTAGACGAATGGATTCTCGAAGCAAGAAACGAATCTGACACAGAGAAACGGGCCGAACTATATGATAAGGTCCAGGAACAGATTCAGGAAGATGCACCAGTATTGCCAGTCTTCTATGCCAACGAAATTTATGCTCTGTCCTCGAATGTTGAAGGCTTTGTGATGTATCCAAATGAGTACACAATCATCACCAAGGACATAGGATTTGCATAA
- a CDS encoding elongation factor EF-2 — MGRRKKMVERVTTLMSEPTKIRNIGIVAHIDHGKTTLSDNLLAGAGMISKELAGRQLFMDSDEEEQERGITIDSSNVSMVHNFDNEDYLINLIDTPGHVDFGGDVTRAMRAVDGAVVVVDAVEGTMPQTETVLRQALREHVRPVLFVNKVDRLINELQVDSQEMQIRLGKVIDHVNKLIKNMNPEKYKEGWRVDAAAGTVAFGSALYNWAISVPMMKKTGVSFRDVYDYCKAGDMKSLAEKCPLHEAVLDMVIHFLPNPLEAQKDRVKVIWHGDENSEIGTSMTHANADGDLAFMVTDISVDPHAGEVATGRLFSGSFSRGMEVFTSGTAKKSRVQQVSIFMGPERLEVDKIPAGNIAAVTGLKDAIVGSTVTTLEGMEPFESIRHVSEPVVTVAVEAKHTKDLPKLIEVLRQVAKEDPTLQITLDEETGEHLMAGMGELHLEVIAHRIERDKNVEITTSKPIVVYRETIKKKIEPVEGKSPNRHNRFYIYVEPLDLEIVSAIKAGDIHMNLPELERRQKLIDLGMNKEEAKGIVGIFNSNIFIDMTKGIQYLNETMELILDGFEEVMRAGPLTREPVANVKCVLVDAKLHEDAIHRGPAQVIPASRQAIQAGMLMADDTLLEPYQKVFVQVPQLLMGGATKELQGRRGIILNMSTEGDLAIIEARVPVAEMFGFAGEIRSATEGRAMWSTEFGGFDIVPTSIQNDIVGQIRERKGLKKELPKASDFLSM, encoded by the coding sequence ATGGGACGAAGGAAGAAGATGGTCGAGCGCGTAACTACGCTCATGAGTGAACCGACAAAGATCAGAAATATCGGGATCGTTGCGCACATCGACCACGGAAAAACTACATTATCGGACAACCTATTAGCCGGTGCCGGCATGATTTCGAAGGAACTTGCAGGCAGACAGTTATTCATGGATTCCGACGAAGAGGAACAGGAAAGAGGTATCACTATCGATTCCTCTAACGTTTCCATGGTTCACAATTTTGATAATGAAGACTACCTGATTAACCTGATCGATACCCCAGGACACGTTGACTTTGGTGGGGACGTCACTCGTGCCATGAGAGCTGTGGACGGAGCTGTTGTTGTCGTGGACGCAGTTGAAGGTACAATGCCCCAGACCGAAACTGTGCTGAGGCAGGCACTCAGGGAACATGTCAGACCTGTACTTTTCGTTAACAAGGTCGACAGGCTAATCAACGAGCTCCAGGTTGATTCCCAGGAAATGCAGATCCGTCTTGGAAAAGTCATTGATCACGTGAACAAGCTCATCAAGAACATGAACCCTGAAAAATACAAGGAAGGTTGGAGAGTCGATGCTGCAGCCGGAACTGTTGCTTTTGGGTCAGCTCTTTATAACTGGGCAATCAGTGTGCCCATGATGAAGAAAACAGGGGTCTCTTTTAGGGATGTATATGATTACTGTAAGGCTGGAGACATGAAGTCCCTGGCAGAAAAGTGTCCTCTGCACGAAGCTGTTCTTGATATGGTTATTCACTTCCTGCCAAATCCTCTTGAAGCCCAGAAGGACAGAGTAAAGGTAATCTGGCATGGAGACGAGAACTCTGAAATCGGAACTTCAATGACCCATGCAAATGCAGACGGAGACCTTGCCTTCATGGTAACTGACATTTCAGTTGACCCACACGCAGGTGAAGTTGCAACAGGAAGGCTATTCAGCGGTTCTTTCAGCCGTGGTATGGAGGTCTTTACCTCAGGAACTGCAAAGAAAAGCAGAGTTCAGCAGGTCAGTATCTTCATGGGTCCGGAAAGGCTTGAAGTGGACAAGATTCCTGCAGGAAACATTGCTGCAGTTACCGGTTTAAAAGATGCAATCGTAGGGTCCACAGTAACGACCCTTGAGGGCATGGAGCCTTTCGAAAGCATCAGGCACGTGAGTGAACCTGTAGTGACTGTGGCGGTAGAAGCAAAGCATACCAAAGACCTGCCCAAATTAATCGAAGTACTCAGACAGGTTGCAAAGGAAGACCCGACTCTTCAGATCACTCTTGATGAGGAAACCGGGGAACACCTGATGGCAGGTATGGGAGAACTTCACCTTGAGGTTATTGCCCACAGGATCGAAAGGGACAAGAATGTGGAAATTACCACAAGCAAGCCAATTGTCGTTTATAGGGAAACCATTAAGAAGAAGATCGAACCTGTAGAAGGAAAGTCTCCAAACAGGCATAACAGGTTCTATATCTATGTGGAACCCCTTGATCTTGAGATTGTCAGTGCTATCAAAGCCGGCGATATCCATATGAATCTGCCCGAGCTTGAACGCAGGCAGAAACTCATCGATCTCGGAATGAATAAAGAAGAAGCAAAAGGCATTGTCGGGATCTTCAATTCCAATATCTTCATTGATATGACCAAAGGTATCCAGTACCTGAACGAGACAATGGAACTCATACTTGATGGGTTTGAGGAAGTCATGCGTGCAGGTCCGCTCACAAGGGAACCTGTAGCAAACGTGAAATGTGTGCTTGTAGATGCAAAGCTTCACGAAGACGCAATTCACAGAGGTCCGGCTCAGGTTATTCCAGCTTCAAGGCAGGCAATTCAGGCAGGCATGCTTATGGCAGATGACACTCTGCTCGAACCTTATCAGAAGGTTTTTGTTCAGGTGCCCCAGCTTTTAATGGGTGGTGCAACAAAGGAACTTCAGGGCCGCCGTGGAATTATCCTTAACATGAGTACGGAAGGAGACCTGGCAATTATTGAGGCCAGAGTGCCTGTAGCTGAGATGTTTGGATTTGCAGGTGAGATCAGGTCTGCAACTGAAGGACGTGCTATGTGGAGCACCGAATTCGGAGGCTTTGATATTGTGCCTACCAGCATTCAGAATGACATTGTAGGCCAGATTAGAGAAAGGAAGGGCTTGAAGAAAGAATTGCCCAAGGCTTCTGACTTCCTTTCAATGTAA
- the rpsJ gene encoding 30S ribosomal protein S10, which translates to MQKARIRLSGISPKDLDGVCNQVKSIAERTGVNISGPVPLPTKKLVVPTRKSPSGDGTATWDHWEMRVHKRLIDIAADERALRQLMRIQVPKDINIEIVLEG; encoded by the coding sequence ATGCAGAAAGCTAGAATAAGATTGTCAGGCATCAGTCCCAAAGATCTGGACGGAGTCTGCAATCAGGTAAAATCCATTGCTGAAAGAACAGGAGTTAACATTTCAGGGCCTGTTCCGCTTCCCACAAAGAAGCTTGTAGTTCCCACAAGAAAAAGCCCGAGCGGAGATGGAACTGCAACCTGGGACCACTGGGAGATGCGTGTACACAAGCGTCTCATCGATATCGCAGCCGATGAAAGGGCACTTCGCCAGCTCATGAGAATCCAGGTTCCTAAAGATATCAATATTGAAATCGTACTCGAAGGATAA
- a CDS encoding class I SAM-dependent methyltransferase, which produces MKDKITAHWNKISPNYRKMYRDHLDEEILLMQNLFLDKLPAGKKLNVLDIGTGPGIQAFVFADMGHNVTALDISEEMLARAREGAKNRNLSIKFVEGDGENLPFENNTFDIIVNMHLLWTLTDHDKFFSECCRVLVPEGRILAIDGQWFQPGYVSNRNYNPEERNHDELIEYLPLYDSNSPEMITAIMENNGFSEVSWKYLPEYAEYMKRCDPEGYDYLSVPYLATGIKC; this is translated from the coding sequence ATGAAAGACAAAATTACAGCACACTGGAATAAGATCAGTCCAAATTACCGGAAAATGTATCGTGACCACCTTGACGAAGAGATTCTCCTGATGCAAAACCTCTTTTTAGATAAGCTGCCAGCTGGTAAAAAACTCAATGTCCTTGATATCGGAACAGGGCCTGGCATCCAGGCATTTGTTTTTGCTGACATGGGACACAATGTCACTGCTCTTGATATCTCGGAAGAGATGCTTGCACGTGCAAGAGAAGGGGCAAAGAACCGTAATTTGTCAATTAAGTTTGTTGAAGGTGATGGAGAAAACCTGCCTTTTGAAAACAATACGTTTGACATTATCGTAAACATGCACCTTCTCTGGACGCTCACAGACCATGACAAATTCTTTAGTGAATGCTGCCGCGTTCTGGTACCAGAGGGCAGGATTCTTGCAATTGACGGTCAATGGTTCCAGCCAGGATACGTTTCAAACAGGAATTACAATCCGGAAGAACGAAATCACGATGAATTAATTGAGTATCTTCCGCTTTATGACAGCAACTCACCTGAAATGATTACAGCTATCATGGAAAATAACGGGTTTTCGGAGGTCTCCTGGAAATATCTTCCTGAGTATGCAGAGTATATGAAAAGATGTGATCCGGAAGGTTATGACTATTTATCTGTTCCATATCTCGCTACTGGAATAAAATGTTGA
- a CDS encoding ABC transporter permease: MLNEYFIRRALYLIPVLIFTSFMSFSLIYIAPGDPAEIMMTSPSGGYDEAAVEAFRVAHGLDQPFYIQYLNWLKGAAVGDFGYSYMSEQPVFDTVLTAFKNTLKLSVLALAIALVIAVPLGVVSALKHNTIVDDACRFGALLGVSIPNFWQAYLMIILFSVIIHWLPASGFGHGTDISYMILPAAVLGTGSAAVMMRMIRSSMLDVMGKEYIQTARGKGLSEKIVVIRHALKNALVPVITVVGLSIGFLLNGSVVVETIFGWSGIGNLVVNSILSHDYMMVQGSVLFVAVIFLLTNFFVDLVYVWANPEIRYDKTS; this comes from the coding sequence ATGCTAAATGAGTATTTCATCCGCCGGGCTCTGTATCTCATCCCGGTCCTCATATTTACCTCATTCATGAGTTTTTCACTCATCTACATCGCGCCGGGAGACCCAGCAGAGATTATGATGACGAGTCCCTCTGGTGGATATGATGAAGCAGCTGTTGAAGCTTTCCGTGTAGCCCACGGGCTTGACCAGCCGTTTTACATCCAGTATCTGAACTGGCTCAAAGGCGCAGCTGTCGGAGATTTTGGCTACTCGTACATGAGTGAACAGCCGGTATTTGATACTGTTCTGACCGCATTCAAAAATACGCTGAAACTTTCCGTTCTCGCGCTTGCAATTGCTCTTGTTATCGCTGTCCCTCTCGGCGTAGTCTCAGCTCTGAAACATAACACCATTGTTGACGACGCCTGTCGCTTTGGTGCTCTTCTCGGAGTGTCCATACCGAACTTTTGGCAGGCCTATCTGATGATAATTCTCTTCTCGGTAATCATCCACTGGCTCCCAGCATCCGGATTCGGACACGGGACAGACATCAGCTACATGATTCTGCCGGCGGCTGTTCTTGGGACAGGGTCAGCGGCTGTAATGATGCGGATGATCCGTTCAAGCATGCTGGATGTCATGGGAAAAGAGTATATTCAGACCGCACGCGGAAAAGGGCTTTCTGAAAAAATCGTTGTTATCAGACACGCATTGAAAAATGCACTTGTTCCGGTTATTACCGTGGTTGGTCTGTCGATTGGTTTTCTCTTAAACGGCTCGGTTGTTGTTGAGACAATTTTCGGATGGTCAGGTATTGGAAATCTTGTGGTGAATTCAATTCTTTCCCACGATTATATGATGGTACAGGGTTCGGTGCTCTTTGTTGCAGTTATTTTCCTTCTGACCAATTTCTTTGTAGATCTTGTCTATGTTTGGGCAAACCCGGAGATACGTTATGATAAAACTTCTTAA
- the tuf gene encoding translation elongation factor EF-1 subunit alpha gives MASDKPHMNLAVIGHIDHGKSTFVGRLMYEAGAVPAHVIEKYKEEAKQKGKESFAFAWVMDSLKEERERGITIDIAHKRFDTDKFYFTVVDCPGHRDFVKNMITGASQADAAVLVVAAPDGVMAQTKEHIFLSRTLGINQLIVAVNKMDAVEYSEKRYKEVVEQVSGILKMIGFKPSDIPFVPTSAFYGDNVVNHSEKTPWYKGVTMMEALNNLKVPEKPSTLPLRIPVEDAYTISGIGTVPVGRVETGTMKKGDKVVFMPGGASGEVKSIEMHHEEIPQALPGDNIGWNVRGIGKADVRRGDVCGHTDNPPKVADTFVGQIVVLQHPSAITAGYTPVFHAHTSQIACQLIELNKKLDPKTGQVKEENPTFLKAGDAAVVTIKPTKPMVIEPVKEIPQLGRFAIRDMGMTIAAGMCMSVKQK, from the coding sequence ATGGCATCTGATAAACCGCACATGAACTTAGCAGTGATTGGTCACATTGACCACGGAAAATCAACATTTGTAGGACGCTTAATGTACGAAGCAGGAGCTGTACCTGCACACGTTATCGAGAAGTATAAGGAAGAAGCAAAGCAGAAGGGCAAGGAATCCTTCGCCTTCGCATGGGTTATGGACTCTCTTAAGGAAGAGCGTGAAAGAGGTATCACAATTGACATCGCTCACAAGAGATTTGACACAGATAAGTTCTACTTCACAGTAGTAGACTGTCCAGGCCACCGTGACTTCGTAAAGAACATGATCACAGGTGCTTCCCAGGCTGACGCCGCTGTCCTTGTTGTTGCAGCTCCTGACGGTGTAATGGCCCAGACTAAGGAACACATTTTCCTTTCCAGAACTCTTGGTATCAACCAGCTTATTGTTGCAGTCAACAAGATGGATGCAGTTGAATACAGCGAGAAGAGATACAAGGAAGTTGTCGAGCAGGTCTCCGGTATCCTTAAGATGATCGGGTTCAAGCCAAGTGATATTCCATTTGTCCCAACCTCTGCATTCTACGGCGACAATGTTGTAAATCACAGTGAAAAGACCCCCTGGTATAAGGGAGTAACTATGATGGAAGCTCTTAACAACCTCAAAGTGCCAGAAAAACCATCCACCCTTCCTCTCAGGATCCCTGTGGAAGATGCATACACAATTTCCGGTATCGGAACCGTGCCTGTAGGCAGAGTCGAAACCGGTACCATGAAGAAGGGCGACAAGGTAGTCTTCATGCCAGGCGGAGCATCCGGTGAAGTTAAGTCCATTGAGATGCACCATGAAGAAATTCCACAGGCCCTTCCAGGAGACAACATTGGCTGGAACGTTCGTGGTATCGGCAAGGCCGATGTCCGCAGAGGAGACGTTTGTGGCCATACTGACAACCCACCAAAAGTAGCTGATACGTTTGTAGGACAGATTGTCGTTCTGCAGCACCCATCCGCAATCACTGCCGGATACACTCCTGTTTTCCACGCCCACACTTCCCAGATCGCATGCCAGCTGATCGAGCTTAACAAGAAGCTGGACCCGAAGACCGGGCAGGTAAAGGAAGAAAACCCGACCTTCCTTAAGGCCGGAGATGCAGCAGTCGTTACCATCAAACCAACAAAGCCGATGGTTATCGAGCCAGTAAAAGAAATTCCACAGCTCGGCAGGTTCGCTATCCGTGATATGGGTATGACAATTGCCGCCGGCATGTGTATGAGTGTTAAACAGAAGTAA
- the nikC gene encoding nickel transporter permease, translating into MIKLLKNRQIIISLMILGGLIFMAMFAGVLAPYDYMEKDLQNRLQPPSSDHLFGTDNLGRDILTMVMYGARTSLFVGFVVVSVSLAIGMTFGVLSGYYGGWLDEIIMRLTDSFLAFPSMFLALAITAFLGQGMENMMLALIVVEWTVFARVARGSTLDVKTKGYVQASRWVGASNTYVMIKHVLPNIISPVLIMASLGIGNVILAAAGLSFLGLGVQPSTPEWGAMLNAGRTYFTTAPWLMLFPGLFIMITVLAFNYFGDGLRDVLDQKMKNIELEGRF; encoded by the coding sequence ATGATAAAACTTCTTAAAAATCGGCAGATCATTATCTCCCTGATGATTCTTGGTGGGCTTATTTTCATGGCCATGTTTGCCGGTGTTTTAGCTCCTTATGATTACATGGAAAAGGATCTGCAAAACCGTCTTCAGCCTCCGTCTTCTGACCACCTGTTCGGAACCGATAACCTTGGCCGCGATATCCTGACAATGGTGATGTACGGTGCACGGACATCCCTTTTCGTCGGGTTTGTGGTTGTCAGCGTTTCGCTTGCAATAGGAATGACATTTGGCGTTCTGTCAGGGTATTACGGCGGGTGGCTGGATGAGATTATCATGAGGCTGACGGATAGTTTCCTTGCTTTTCCGTCGATGTTTCTGGCACTTGCAATTACTGCGTTTCTGGGACAGGGGATGGAAAACATGATGCTTGCTTTAATTGTTGTCGAATGGACTGTGTTTGCAAGAGTTGCACGCGGTTCAACACTTGATGTAAAGACAAAAGGCTACGTTCAAGCATCCAGGTGGGTTGGTGCTTCAAACACTTATGTGATGATAAAGCATGTTCTTCCAAACATTATCTCTCCGGTTTTGATTATGGCATCGCTTGGAATCGGGAATGTAATTTTGGCAGCGGCCGGTTTAAGTTTCCTTGGGCTTGGGGTGCAGCCGTCAACACCGGAATGGGGTGCAATGCTGAATGCAGGCCGTACATATTTCACAACTGCTCCCTGGCTGATGCTTTTCCCGGGGCTTTTTATAATGATAACTGTTCTTGCATTCAACTACTTCGGCGATGGGTTGCGGGATGTACTTGACCAGAAAATGAAAAATATTGAACTTGAAGGGAGGTTCTGA